The Thiogranum longum genome includes a region encoding these proteins:
- a CDS encoding tetratricopeptide repeat-containing sulfotransferase family protein: MQKNSSLQQIKQSIKDCIHRKELGKARQLLEQACKSDTRDIELWVLAANVHTALRDFDAAIVDYNQALEIGVLNADSCNNLGYLLQARGRYPEAIIALNKALDREKNHLGALYNLALAYATVGDFSNAEHYYKAALKQRPDLTEAHINLGNALRKLKRPEEAMSSYQAAIASDPKSFLANLNLASLLEKMHDLDQAATHAELSLSLHPESYAATLLLSRINRRVGKLHEARALATRSIELAARPVDKAQAYNELGRVLEGLEIYSDAFDAFSRANQVWTDVISSTQLSADAFKDRVSSYSGLLTHIGEQERSQPQLEACDRAPVFLVGFPRSGTTLTEQILAAHPNVISSDEAPFLQQLIDKIPEIMQSDTSYPESVPGLTPENIEVLVEEYWQLVESHVGAKIGDRCFVDKLPLNIVDLGLIYRLFPTASIVVLIRDPRDVCLSCFTQSFVPNQAMAHFLDIKNTALLYADVMSLWMKYRETLPVKWMELRYEDLVAEMPAVVSRVLDFLGEEWDESVLDYFQNSGQRYISTPSYEGVAEPVYTHAIGKYRNYSDEIQAVLPILDPFIKQFGYA, from the coding sequence ATGCAGAAAAATTCATCGCTGCAACAAATCAAGCAATCGATTAAAGACTGTATCCATAGAAAAGAGCTGGGCAAGGCCAGGCAGCTACTCGAACAGGCATGCAAGTCGGACACCAGGGATATTGAGCTATGGGTGCTTGCTGCAAATGTACATACGGCGCTACGTGATTTCGATGCAGCCATAGTTGACTATAACCAGGCGCTTGAAATAGGGGTGCTAAATGCAGATAGCTGTAATAATCTTGGCTATTTGTTACAGGCGCGGGGTCGATACCCAGAGGCGATCATCGCCCTTAACAAGGCACTGGATCGTGAGAAGAATCACCTCGGCGCCCTTTATAATCTGGCGCTCGCTTATGCTACGGTGGGCGACTTCAGCAATGCCGAACATTACTATAAAGCCGCTCTTAAACAGAGGCCTGACCTGACTGAAGCGCATATTAATTTAGGTAATGCGCTGCGAAAACTAAAGCGACCTGAGGAAGCTATGTCATCATATCAGGCGGCTATTGCGTCTGATCCAAAGTCATTTTTGGCGAATTTGAATCTCGCCAGTTTGCTTGAAAAAATGCACGATCTTGATCAGGCGGCAACTCACGCTGAGTTGTCTTTGAGCCTGCATCCCGAATCTTATGCAGCGACTCTGCTGCTTTCCAGGATAAACAGACGTGTCGGGAAATTGCATGAGGCGAGAGCGTTAGCGACCAGGTCGATTGAGTTGGCGGCGCGGCCTGTCGACAAGGCGCAGGCTTACAACGAACTTGGGAGGGTGCTGGAGGGGCTGGAAATCTACAGTGATGCTTTTGATGCCTTTTCCAGAGCAAATCAGGTCTGGACGGATGTTATATCCAGTACTCAATTGAGTGCTGACGCATTCAAGGATCGAGTCAGTAGTTACTCCGGATTGTTAACGCATATCGGGGAGCAGGAGCGGTCACAGCCTCAACTGGAAGCATGTGATCGAGCGCCTGTGTTTCTGGTGGGTTTCCCAAGGTCGGGTACAACACTTACGGAACAGATTCTGGCGGCCCATCCAAATGTGATATCAAGCGATGAGGCTCCTTTTCTCCAGCAACTCATCGACAAAATACCAGAAATAATGCAATCAGATACAAGTTACCCGGAGTCTGTCCCGGGTCTGACTCCTGAAAATATCGAGGTACTGGTGGAAGAGTACTGGCAGCTCGTTGAAAGCCATGTGGGTGCAAAAATCGGTGACAGGTGTTTCGTTGATAAGCTTCCGCTTAATATCGTGGATTTAGGCCTGATTTATCGCCTGTTTCCGACTGCTTCTATTGTCGTACTTATTCGTGATCCGCGTGATGTCTGTCTGAGTTGTTTTACGCAATCGTTTGTGCCGAACCAGGCGATGGCGCATTTCCTGGATATTAAAAATACTGCGTTATTGTATGCTGATGTTATGTCGCTCTGGATGAAATACCGGGAAACATTACCTGTAAAATGGATGGAGCTTCGGTATGAAGACCTCGTTGCGGAAATGCCCGCTGTTGTAAGTCGTGTACTGGACTTTCTTGGTGAGGAGTGGGATGAATCTGTTCTCGATTACTTCCAGAACTCCGGTCAGCGCTATATCTCTACCCCCAGTTATGAGGGTGTTGCCGAACCTGTCTATACCCATGCCATTGGCAAATATCGGAATTATAGCGATGAAATCCAGGCGGTATTGCCAATTCTTGATCCGTTTATAAAACAATTTGGATATGCATAG
- a CDS encoding putative 2OG-Fe(II) oxygenase: protein MKELPNKGQFTVTFPMGLLLRHYSGEKVNQLNKDLAELILEMEDKSRADMKPTATQGGFHTSPAFVNRKDPVVTRFREKVLIPGVQHYMANYYNLMGVPPTTLTPDKLSLQGWANVMRAGEWNAPHNHITPNFRLSAVYYVRTPDSPPPEGALQLDNPNQISSQHGTYGHAKFYPHAGDLVIFPCYQVHFSHPFTGSGERILIANDIRVHDRFDEIRHNNYNCMLVDSKTLR from the coding sequence TTGAAAGAACTACCAAATAAAGGCCAGTTCACAGTCACTTTCCCTATGGGGCTTCTATTGCGTCACTACTCAGGTGAAAAGGTAAACCAGTTAAACAAAGATCTGGCTGAACTGATACTGGAGATGGAGGATAAATCCCGGGCGGACATGAAGCCTACTGCAACCCAGGGTGGGTTCCATACCAGCCCCGCGTTCGTCAATCGCAAGGATCCCGTGGTTACCAGGTTCCGTGAAAAAGTGCTTATTCCAGGCGTACAGCACTACATGGCCAATTATTACAATTTAATGGGCGTACCCCCCACTACACTCACACCGGATAAGCTAAGCCTCCAGGGCTGGGCCAATGTCATGCGCGCTGGCGAGTGGAATGCACCACACAATCACATCACGCCAAACTTCCGCCTAAGCGCAGTTTATTATGTACGAACACCGGATAGCCCACCACCGGAAGGCGCGCTGCAACTCGATAACCCGAACCAGATCAGCAGCCAGCACGGCACTTACGGCCACGCTAAATTTTACCCGCACGCGGGCGATCTAGTGATTTTTCCTTGCTATCAGGTACATTTCTCCCACCCATTCACGGGGTCAGGCGAACGTATTTTAATTGCCAACGATATTCGAGTACACGACCGGTTTGATGAGATCCGACATAATAACTACAACTGCATGCTCGTGGACAGCAAGACGTTAAGGTAA
- a CDS encoding choice-of-anchor D domain-containing protein: MSIAFGDQPANDIYIELFDFAAPITVSNFLNYVENTSGEKRYDGSFIHRSIPGFVIQGGGFSYDPGLGDFGTTSAPHIITDPPITNEFDSSRSNVRGTIAMAKIDGDANSATSEWFFNLVDNAADLDSQNGGFTVFGQVLSNGMDLIDSIAGLATENLGGTFQDLPVFNYTSGSPVTAANLVTVNTTSSPYPPPFFITPAPLDFGLRVINTGPVEQTVTIQNISNKNLSFGLISGLDVLVPPYSIAADSCSSQIITPSSFCTLQISYTPTTPGLSEDTINIPSDDPTNPSIVFSVSGSGAPTTASLETNPVSLIDFGSVDIAGTADQQITIRNVGGGILQPGAIEFSGANASLFTIDASTSNCEGAQLAFTESCSFTVRLTPDTVGPKSATLLINASPNGQLNQLGLIGDVILPQPDLLISESIIDVGDTQAGTPKTATVTLANAGTLDLIFTDISISGTDAENFTSTNNCNLLAPDEFCQELITFTSSTTGTSSATLQVSTNDPDTPVSTVPIIATSSTDSDGVPDDIEAAGPNRGDGNQDGTPDSQQANVTTLLDLNGNYVTVAADPGTQFLGVSIDPNPAPETTPTAGGTTITFPNGFVSFLLDGIPVGSNTAISIFLPTNNPSVNSYFKYGWIPGDNPLIVSKHWYQFDFDGRTGAEIQENQIILHFVDGGFGDADLTPNGRIFDPGGPASINLGSSSSSSGGGCSLTTPRNKASRPIDMVVLLVLAVVLRLLRKRYATFENTHHKLP; encoded by the coding sequence ATGAGTATCGCCTTTGGTGATCAACCGGCCAACGACATCTATATCGAGTTATTCGATTTCGCCGCACCCATTACCGTTAGCAATTTCCTGAACTATGTTGAAAATACCAGTGGCGAAAAACGCTATGACGGTAGTTTTATACACCGCAGCATTCCCGGGTTCGTTATACAGGGCGGCGGATTTTCATACGACCCCGGCCTGGGCGATTTCGGAACGACCTCTGCGCCGCACATAATTACAGATCCTCCAATAACGAATGAGTTTGACAGCTCGCGCTCTAATGTACGCGGAACAATCGCCATGGCGAAAATTGACGGCGATGCTAATAGCGCAACATCAGAATGGTTCTTTAACCTGGTCGATAACGCTGCAGACCTTGACTCTCAAAACGGTGGTTTTACTGTTTTTGGACAGGTGCTCAGCAACGGAATGGATCTTATCGACTCAATTGCAGGGCTAGCAACCGAAAACCTCGGTGGCACTTTCCAGGATCTTCCGGTGTTTAATTATACCTCGGGAAGCCCTGTCACAGCCGCCAACCTGGTCACAGTGAACACAACAAGCTCACCATACCCGCCTCCTTTTTTTATTACCCCCGCACCGCTGGATTTTGGATTACGTGTAATCAATACTGGGCCAGTTGAACAAACAGTCACCATCCAGAACATAAGCAATAAAAATCTTTCCTTTGGATTAATTAGTGGTTTGGATGTGCTTGTACCGCCATATTCCATTGCAGCTGATAGCTGCTCTAGTCAGATTATTACACCATCCTCTTTTTGCACCCTGCAGATAAGCTATACCCCCACAACACCAGGGCTATCTGAAGATACCATCAACATCCCTTCTGATGACCCAACAAACCCGAGCATTGTCTTTAGCGTTTCTGGTAGCGGTGCACCTACAACAGCCAGCCTTGAAACTAATCCAGTTTCATTGATCGACTTCGGCAGCGTTGACATCGCCGGCACTGCGGATCAACAGATTACTATACGCAATGTCGGCGGCGGCATCCTGCAGCCGGGCGCAATAGAATTTTCAGGTGCCAATGCTTCTTTGTTTACCATAGATGCCAGCACCAGTAACTGTGAGGGTGCTCAATTAGCCTTTACGGAAAGCTGTTCATTCACGGTACGATTGACTCCTGATACCGTAGGCCCTAAAAGTGCAACGTTACTTATCAATGCTTCGCCCAATGGACAACTTAACCAGCTAGGTCTCATCGGCGATGTAATTCTTCCACAGCCTGATTTACTAATATCAGAGTCCATAATTGACGTCGGGGATACACAGGCAGGCACACCAAAAACAGCCACTGTCACGCTCGCAAACGCAGGGACTCTGGACTTGATATTTACAGACATCAGCATATCAGGCACAGATGCTGAAAATTTCACATCAACGAATAACTGTAATCTATTGGCACCCGATGAGTTTTGTCAGGAACTAATCACCTTCACCTCTTCCACTACAGGAACAAGTTCGGCCACACTACAAGTATCGACCAATGACCCAGACACACCTGTTTCCACTGTTCCTATAATCGCAACATCAAGTACTGATAGTGACGGGGTTCCCGATGATATCGAGGCTGCCGGCCCAAATCGTGGTGACGGGAACCAGGATGGTACTCCTGATAGTCAACAAGCTAACGTTACCACCCTGTTAGATTTAAATGGAAACTATGTCACTGTAGCGGCAGACCCAGGCACACAGTTTCTCGGTGTTAGCATTGACCCTAACCCTGCACCGGAAACGACACCAACGGCTGGCGGAACAACAATAACTTTCCCCAATGGCTTTGTTAGCTTCTTACTCGATGGTATCCCGGTAGGTAGCAATACCGCCATATCGATTTTTCTTCCCACAAACAATCCATCGGTGAACAGTTATTTTAAATATGGATGGATCCCCGGCGACAATCCCCTAATTGTTTCCAAGCACTGGTATCAATTTGATTTCGATGGACGTACAGGTGCTGAAATACAGGAGAACCAGATCATCCTGCATTTTGTAGATGGTGGGTTCGGAGATGCCGATTTAACTCCAAATGGCAGAATTTTTGATCCCGGGGGCCCTGCAAGCATCAATCTTGGCAGCAGCTCCAGCTCCAGCGGTGGCGGATGCAGCCTCACCACGCCAAGAAACAAGGCTTCGCGTCCAATAGACATGGTGGTATTGCTTGTCTTAGCGGTGGTGCTACGACTTCTCCGGAAGCGCTATGCCACGTTCGAAAACACGCACCATAAGCTACCTTGA
- a CDS encoding polysaccharide biosynthesis/export family protein has translation MRQFVRHLLVPFLLCMGANATAAEHTDGATSYQIQPGDVLRISVWREENLISDVIVRPDGKITFPLAGEVDAAGGSVESLRNEIMARLQKFIPDPVVTVSVTQLLGNKVYIIGKVNRPGEFPMVRNVDVMQALSMAGGTSTYAALNKIKILRRKNGSLMAIPFEYGEVEKGKNLDQNIILHAGDVVVVP, from the coding sequence TTGCGGCAATTTGTCCGGCACCTGTTAGTACCATTCCTTTTATGCATGGGCGCCAACGCAACCGCCGCTGAACACACTGATGGAGCAACTTCTTATCAGATTCAGCCGGGCGATGTCCTACGCATTTCGGTTTGGCGGGAAGAAAACCTGATTTCGGACGTCATTGTCAGACCTGATGGGAAAATAACCTTCCCACTGGCAGGAGAGGTTGATGCAGCAGGGGGCAGTGTTGAATCGTTACGTAACGAGATTATGGCTCGACTTCAAAAATTTATTCCAGACCCCGTCGTGACTGTTTCAGTAACGCAACTACTTGGCAACAAGGTTTATATCATAGGCAAGGTTAACCGGCCGGGCGAATTCCCGATGGTGCGCAATGTCGATGTAATGCAGGCATTGAGCATGGCAGGTGGAACATCTACGTATGCAGCACTCAACAAAATCAAAATCCTCCGAAGGAAAAACGGCTCGCTTATGGCCATCCCATTTGAGTACGGAGAAGTGGAAAAAGGCAAGAACCTGGATCAGAATATTATTTTACACGCCGGCGATGTCGTAGTTGTGCCCTAA
- a CDS encoding GumC family protein translates to MEEQALDFSDYLGAFKRRRTSILVITLSVFLMGALAAWLWPATYKSSATILIKEQDIPPEMVRSTVTSFASQRIQAISQKVMARPNLLELIDKYNLYQDERKRLTTEQIIKEMRDNISLDLIDANVVDPRTGRPTAATIAFQLSFSGENPVQVQKVANELMSLYLKENLKERSEKASETYEFLDQESNRLNKEIADLQEKLATFKEQHANALPELQELNLSILNRTESERSDIDNQIRAQEQTKIYLQSQLAQLKPFGADAVLDPKTRLQALRTEYLRLLARYSTDHPDVIRTKREIEGLEKETGLVDSSAEQLKQIEVLHGELGTLRKKYSPEHPDVVKLERQIKALEQSVESSPAPANLATAAADNPDNPAYIQIQTQIEAAENQIRSLRAKKEDLRKKLDDYEQRLTETPQVERKYSTLQRDLQNAVARYQDIRLKLTSAEIAQELEKDSKGERFEIVEPPILPEEPISPNRPAILFLSFVLALGSGIGYAAVAESLDSSVRGSKGVASAAGAPPLAVIPYLESDREKSRRKGKSYRRAAALIGAIIIAITLLHNFWMPLDVFWYKALRKADVVINT, encoded by the coding sequence ATGGAAGAACAAGCACTTGATTTTTCAGATTATTTAGGCGCATTTAAAAGGCGTCGTACCAGCATACTGGTTATTACCCTGTCGGTTTTCCTGATGGGAGCACTGGCTGCATGGCTGTGGCCTGCAACCTATAAATCTTCTGCGACCATTCTCATCAAGGAGCAGGACATACCCCCGGAAATGGTGCGTTCAACGGTGACTAGTTTCGCCTCTCAACGCATCCAGGCCATCAGCCAGAAAGTTATGGCACGCCCGAACCTTCTTGAACTCATTGATAAATATAATTTATATCAAGATGAACGCAAGCGTCTGACGACTGAACAAATCATCAAAGAGATGCGTGACAACATCAGCCTGGATCTCATTGATGCAAATGTTGTGGATCCTCGTACCGGCCGACCGACAGCAGCCACTATCGCCTTCCAGTTGAGTTTTTCCGGCGAAAATCCGGTCCAGGTTCAGAAAGTGGCCAACGAACTCATGAGCCTTTACCTTAAGGAAAATCTCAAGGAACGCTCGGAAAAGGCCAGTGAAACGTACGAATTTCTCGATCAGGAGTCCAATCGCCTGAACAAGGAAATTGCAGATCTTCAGGAAAAGCTCGCCACATTCAAGGAACAACACGCGAACGCACTGCCAGAGCTTCAGGAACTCAATCTGAGCATATTGAACCGGACCGAAAGTGAAAGGTCCGATATCGATAATCAGATTCGCGCCCAGGAGCAAACCAAAATATACCTGCAAAGCCAGCTTGCTCAATTGAAGCCGTTTGGCGCCGATGCCGTGCTCGACCCCAAAACCCGCCTGCAAGCCCTGCGCACCGAATACCTGCGCCTGCTCGCGCGCTACTCCACCGATCACCCGGATGTCATCCGTACAAAGCGGGAAATTGAAGGCCTGGAGAAGGAAACCGGGCTGGTCGACAGCTCGGCTGAGCAATTGAAGCAGATCGAAGTGCTGCACGGCGAACTCGGCACACTCCGCAAAAAATATTCCCCGGAGCACCCGGACGTGGTCAAGCTGGAACGCCAGATCAAGGCCCTGGAGCAATCGGTAGAGAGCAGCCCGGCACCTGCCAATCTGGCTACAGCAGCAGCCGACAACCCGGATAACCCGGCCTATATACAGATACAGACCCAGATTGAAGCCGCCGAGAACCAGATTCGCTCTCTGCGCGCCAAGAAAGAAGACTTAAGGAAGAAACTCGACGACTATGAACAGCGCCTGACCGAGACTCCCCAGGTCGAGCGTAAATACTCAACCTTGCAGCGCGACCTGCAAAACGCCGTAGCACGCTACCAGGACATCCGCCTGAAACTCACCTCCGCCGAAATCGCACAGGAGCTGGAGAAAGACAGCAAGGGCGAGCGCTTCGAAATTGTCGAACCGCCGATCCTGCCGGAAGAACCGATCAGTCCCAATCGTCCGGCCATCCTGTTCCTCAGCTTCGTACTGGCACTGGGCAGCGGTATCGGCTATGCCGCGGTCGCAGAAAGTCTCGATAGTTCAGTCCGGGGTAGCAAGGGCGTTGCTTCCGCAGCCGGCGCCCCGCCACTGGCTGTCATTCCCTATCTCGAAAGCGACCGCGAGAAATCCCGCCGCAAGGGGAAATCTTACCGGCGGGCCGCCGCGCTGATTGGTGCCATCATCATCGCCATCACGCTGTTACACAATTTCTGGATGCCGCTCGATGTATTCTGGTACAAGGCGCTGAGAAAGGCTGACGTCGTCATCAACACCTGA
- a CDS encoding CpsD/CapB family tyrosine-protein kinase, whose product MERIKQALERARAERQGQPASIPTRDAPAHVPAEDITYSQTRNVDVSKTTLRKNRVITGFDPCDFTDAYKMLRTQVLQRLDENDWNVLAVTSPGSGEGKSLTALNLAASIAMEIDHTVLLVDANLRHPSLHQHLGLPDGPGLNDYLTKDSPLSELLVHPKDIEHLTFLPAGAAMLNSAEMLNSPKMTHLVDELKNRYAGRIIVFDLPPVLSAADALAFAPYVDAALLVIEEGKTSRQEVENALELLSSTNVLGTVLNKAGNAG is encoded by the coding sequence ATGGAACGTATCAAACAAGCTCTTGAACGCGCACGCGCCGAACGCCAGGGTCAGCCGGCGAGTATCCCGACCCGGGATGCTCCTGCACATGTACCGGCGGAAGACATTACCTATTCCCAGACCCGTAATGTCGATGTCTCCAAAACCACGCTGCGCAAGAACCGTGTCATCACCGGCTTTGATCCCTGCGATTTCACGGATGCCTACAAAATGCTGCGCACCCAGGTGTTGCAGCGTCTGGATGAAAACGACTGGAATGTGCTGGCCGTTACCAGCCCGGGTTCCGGCGAGGGCAAGTCACTGACCGCCCTTAATCTTGCGGCCAGCATAGCCATGGAAATCGACCATACGGTGTTGCTGGTTGACGCGAATCTGCGCCACCCCAGCCTGCACCAGCACCTGGGCCTGCCGGACGGCCCCGGCCTGAACGATTACCTGACAAAAGACTCGCCGCTCAGTGAACTGCTTGTTCATCCAAAGGATATTGAGCACCTGACGTTCCTGCCGGCGGGTGCTGCCATGCTTAATTCAGCAGAAATGCTTAATTCGCCCAAGATGACACACCTGGTCGATGAGTTGAAGAATCGCTACGCCGGGCGCATTATTGTATTCGACCTGCCACCGGTATTGAGTGCAGCTGACGCACTGGCGTTTGCCCCTTATGTCGATGCTGCACTACTGGTTATCGAGGAAGGCAAGACTTCGCGGCAGGAAGTCGAGAATGCGCTCGAACTGCTGTCGAGCACCAACGTACTCGGAACGGTACTCAACAAGGCCGGCAATGCCGGCTAG
- a CDS encoding ExeA family protein, which produces MYESFYNFREKPFSLLPDSGFLYLSNKHRMALTLLEYGLMNQAGFTVISGDIGTGKTTLIRQLLNQIDDSIRVGLISNTHQTFGDLMQWIALAYDLPHHDKNKVELYQDFMDFIIKEYARGRRTVLIVDEAQNMSAETLEELRMLSNVNADKDQVLQIILVGQRELRDTLRRPDLVQFAQRIGVDYHLEPLDEQETIDYIRHRCEKAGGSIDLFTEKACHQVYEATGGVPRLINLLCDTTLVYGYAEQREHIDARLVSDVARDKQQGGLFAQNKSTVTPERQVSAVPAAVKTLQPVGASNPQPRKNGQLRIAIAAESELLRIYLSRLLSEYSITAVAEIPLTAQSLKSLEGMELDALLVELDQQPDQINDELYSLLESWKQPVLFNDSLATEASLSQPNREEYGRKLSEKLFSLVPHAPQSVA; this is translated from the coding sequence ATGTACGAGAGTTTTTACAACTTCAGGGAAAAACCCTTTTCCCTGCTACCTGACTCCGGCTTCCTGTACCTGAGTAACAAGCACCGTATGGCGCTTACCCTGCTGGAGTACGGTCTGATGAACCAGGCCGGCTTCACGGTGATCAGCGGCGACATCGGCACCGGCAAAACCACGCTCATTCGACAACTGCTCAACCAGATCGATGACAGTATCCGTGTAGGGCTGATTTCCAACACCCACCAGACCTTCGGCGACCTGATGCAGTGGATCGCGCTCGCCTATGACCTGCCCCACCACGATAAAAACAAGGTGGAGCTGTACCAGGACTTCATGGACTTCATCATCAAGGAGTACGCCCGCGGCCGGCGTACCGTACTGATCGTCGATGAAGCCCAGAATATGTCCGCGGAAACGCTGGAAGAACTGCGCATGCTGTCCAACGTCAACGCTGACAAGGATCAGGTGCTGCAGATCATTCTGGTTGGCCAGCGCGAACTGCGCGACACGCTGAGACGCCCCGACCTGGTTCAATTCGCGCAACGTATCGGGGTCGACTATCACCTGGAACCACTGGATGAGCAGGAAACGATTGATTACATCCGCCATCGTTGCGAGAAAGCGGGTGGCAGCATTGACCTGTTCACGGAAAAAGCCTGCCACCAGGTTTATGAAGCCACCGGCGGCGTACCGCGCCTGATCAATCTGCTGTGTGATACCACGCTGGTCTATGGCTATGCCGAACAACGCGAACACATCGATGCCAGACTGGTCAGCGACGTGGCGAGAGACAAGCAACAGGGCGGCCTGTTCGCACAAAACAAGTCCACGGTTACACCCGAGCGCCAGGTCAGCGCCGTGCCGGCCGCCGTTAAAACACTGCAACCGGTCGGGGCATCGAACCCGCAACCCCGTAAGAACGGACAGTTGCGTATCGCTATCGCGGCGGAGTCCGAGTTGCTCAGAATTTACCTGTCACGCCTGCTGTCGGAATATAGCATCACGGCTGTCGCCGAAATTCCGTTGACAGCACAGAGCCTGAAGAGCCTGGAAGGTATGGAGCTGGATGCCTTGCTGGTGGAGCTTGATCAGCAACCCGACCAGATCAACGACGAACTCTACAGCTTGCTGGAAAGCTGGAAACAACCGGTGCTGTTTAACGACAGCCTGGCAACCGAGGCCAGCCTCTCGCAACCGAACCGTGAAGAATACGGCCGCAAACTCAGCGAGAAACTGTTTTCCCTGGTGCCACACGCACCACAATCTGTCGCCTGA
- a CDS encoding VanZ family protein — MNIHRLSLVLAVLWMGVLFWLSHQPSLDAPSLFSGQDKLFHAGAYGLLGILLLGAMRPDFSGYTGNQALFVAFVASVYGISDEFHQSFIPGRSPEVLDWVADSTGALLAALLLAHLTRTYSTRAS, encoded by the coding sequence ATGAACATTCATCGCCTGTCACTGGTACTGGCTGTGCTCTGGATGGGCGTGCTGTTCTGGCTGTCCCACCAGCCCAGCCTTGACGCCCCTTCCCTGTTTAGCGGCCAGGACAAACTGTTTCATGCCGGCGCATACGGACTGCTTGGCATCCTGTTGCTGGGCGCCATGCGTCCGGATTTTTCGGGGTATACCGGCAACCAGGCGCTATTCGTCGCCTTCGTCGCCAGTGTTTACGGCATCAGTGATGAATTCCACCAGTCTTTTATACCCGGCCGAAGCCCGGAAGTGCTGGACTGGGTGGCGGACAGCACGGGTGCGCTGCTGGCGGCACTGTTGCTGGCCCACCTGACCCGGACTTACTCAACACGCGCTTCTTGA
- the cysQ gene encoding 3'(2'),5'-bisphosphate nucleotidase CysQ, with amino-acid sequence MSMNVCDYLNDVRQLAKQAGEKILEVYGTEFTVQDKDDKSPLTAADMASHNTIVAGLKALTPDIPVLSEEDAKIPYEKRSSWKTYWLIDPLDGTREFVKRNGEFTVNIALIHEGEPVLGVVYVPVTGVTYAACEGRGAIKESPEDGEREIHVRKLSGGPVAVVGSRSHQGDSLKAFLEKLGEHEIVSMGSSLKICLVAEGAADVYPRLGLTSEWDTAAAHCVVVQAGGKLTDLDMQPLRYNTKDSLLNPFFFVFGDDSRDWSSYLAD; translated from the coding sequence ATGTCGATGAATGTGTGTGATTACCTGAATGACGTGCGCCAGTTGGCGAAACAGGCCGGAGAGAAAATTCTCGAGGTGTACGGCACCGAGTTTACCGTGCAAGACAAGGACGACAAGTCGCCGCTGACTGCCGCGGATATGGCATCGCACAATACCATTGTCGCGGGCCTGAAGGCGTTGACCCCGGATATTCCTGTGCTGTCGGAAGAAGATGCAAAGATCCCCTACGAGAAGCGATCCTCCTGGAAGACCTACTGGCTGATCGATCCTCTCGACGGCACCAGGGAGTTCGTCAAGCGCAATGGCGAGTTCACGGTCAATATCGCACTCATTCACGAAGGTGAGCCGGTGCTGGGCGTGGTGTACGTACCGGTTACAGGAGTCACCTACGCAGCCTGCGAGGGTCGAGGGGCCATCAAGGAGTCGCCTGAAGACGGTGAGCGGGAAATCCACGTGCGCAAGCTGTCTGGAGGCCCTGTAGCCGTGGTCGGCAGCCGCTCTCACCAGGGCGACTCGCTGAAGGCGTTTCTTGAAAAGCTGGGTGAGCACGAAATTGTCAGCATGGGCAGTTCGCTGAAAATTTGCCTGGTGGCGGAAGGGGCTGCCGATGTGTATCCCCGACTGGGTCTGACTTCGGAATGGGACACTGCGGCAGCACACTGCGTGGTGGTGCAGGCGGGTGGCAAGCTGACAGATCTCGATATGCAGCCGCTGCGTTACAACACCAAGGATTCCCTGTTGAACCCGTTCTTCTTCGTATTCGGGGATGACTCGCGCGACTGGTCGTCGTATCTCGCGGACTAG